The Miscanthus floridulus cultivar M001 chromosome 17, ASM1932011v1, whole genome shotgun sequence genome has a window encoding:
- the LOC136518992 gene encoding protein FRIGIDA-like, translated as MMPHPHIQSGSHHMSKTKTPPPLSVPHFRTPRATRRDSRVPFAMPPPPPPPPASAAAAPASRAAMLHSVNTLASFSDTLADFLDQWNSVVLDVASIAATFAVLFPGPRSNPKPYLPAPEPQPQTGPAPEPDREPETTLSPQPDREPEPTLAPQPEPAPNAAPAPETQWEREPAPATQPSPAPEPAPAPQPESAPAPLPNPDRERKDGGGDAYAAELEHRCQQMNCRGVRRFVTAQVRDGGGQWLRQVGPGALRRAPDPAALVLRAVGRYYIRAESPDVEAACTLLLELYVRAGCPRLRRQGREVAELLLRQDAREAALTWRSRLLRVSGGGVGDAPGAAGARGLALFMAAFGVPVEFPAQELCDLVDAADVSACVEVLKASKLFVRKMRDVVIEMINKAMYLQAMRIILAFEFQEAFPLAPTLALIIEKLEHDTKDESEGQASERDEEDLALLSSISKCIEDHKLSPSEFTSFAAKIALLEERVGKPKQACTGVKRKRSEECVE; from the exons ATGATGCCCCACCCACATATTCAGTCAGGGTCCCACCACATGTCCAAAACCAAAACCCCTCCGCCTCTGTCCGTTCCCCACTTCCGCACCCCGCGCGCCACGCGTCGCGACTCGCGAGTCCCCTTCGCGatgcctccgccgcctcctcctccgcccgcttccgccgccgccgcccccgcctcgCGCGCGGCAATGCTGCACTCGGTCAACACCCTCGCCTCGTTCAGCGACACCCTCGCCGACTTCCTAGATCAGTGGAACTCCGTCGTCCTCGACGTCGCCTCCATCGCCGCCACCTTCGCTGTCCTCTTCCCGGGGCCCCGTTCCAACCCTAAACCCTACCTTCCCGCCCCCGAGCCCCAGCCCCAGACCGGTCCAGCGCCGGAGCCGGACAGGGAGCCCGAGACCACTCTCTCGCCACAGCCGGACAGAGAGCCCGAGCCTACTCTCGCGCCACAGCCTGAACCCGCACCCAATgccgcgccggcgccggagaCGCAGTGGGAGCGGGAGCCCGCACCCGCAACCCAGCCCAGTCCCGCTCCGGAGCCCGCACCTGCGCCCCAGCCCGAGTCCGCACCCGCACCTCTACCCAACCCCGACCGCGAGcgcaaggacggcggcggcgacgcatACGCGGCGGAGCTCGAGCACAGGTGCCAGCAGATGAACTGCAGGGGTGTCCGGCGCTTCGTCACCGCCCAAGTGCGGGACGGCGGCGGCCAGTGGCTGCGCCAGGTGGGGCCGGGCGCGCTGCGGCGCGCCCCGGACCCCGCCGCGCTCGTGCTCCGCGCCGTGGGCCGCTACTACATCCGCGCCGAGAGCCCCGACGTGGAGGCCGCCTGCACGCTCCTCCTCGAGCTCTACGTGCGCGCCGGGTGCCCGCGCCTCCGGAGGCAGGGGAGGGAGGTGGCGGAGCTGCTGCTGCGGCAGGATGCCCGCGAGGCCGCGCTGACTTGGCGCAGCCGCCTCCTACGCGTCAGCGGCGGCGGGGTCGGCGATGCGCCCGGCGCTGCGGGCGCCCGCGGCCTCGCTCTCTTCATGGCTGCCTTCGGGGTGCCGGTCGAGTTCCCTGCGCAGGAGCTCTGCGACCTTGTAGACGCTGCCGACGTCTCCGCCTGCGTCGAGGTGCTCAAGGCCTCCAAGCTCTTTGTCAGGAAGATGCGGG ATGTTGTTATCGAAATGATAAATAAGGCCATGTATCTTCAGGCAATGCGCATCATCCTTGCATTTGAATTTCAGGAAGCTTTCCCTCTTGCACCAACACTCGCTCTCATCATTGAGAAACTTGAGCACGATACAAAAGATGAGAGTGAGGGGCAGGCATCG GAGCGTGATGAGGAGGACTTGGCACTTTTGAGTTCAATATCCAAATGCATAGAGGATCACAAGTTATCCCCCTCAGAATTTACTAGCTTCGCTGCGAAGATTGCGCTGTTAGAAGAGCGTGTTGGGAAGCCAAAACAAGCCTGTACAGGAGTTAAGCGGAAGAGATCAGAGGAGTGTGTCGAGTAG
- the LOC136517142 gene encoding U2 small nuclear ribonucleoprotein A'-like, with protein MVRLTADLIWKSPHFFNAIKERELDLRGNKIAVIENLGATEDQFDTIDLSDNEIVKLENFPYLNRLGTLLVNNNRITRINPNLGEFLPKLHTLVLTNNRLTNLAEIDPLASLPKLQFLSLLDNTVTKQPDYRLYVIHKLKHLRLLDFKKVKQQERVAAAKKFHSKEAEEEAKKVAAKTFTPGLPDAQDITMEPQGPKVVAPTPEQIMAIKAAIANAHTLEEAARLEQVLSTGQVPAEFAVPKPDANMAEASEGAEKMDTDGQNQEGEADGQKQDDESTPIQED; from the exons ATGGTCAGGCTCACCGCCGACCTGATATGGAAGAGCCCGCACTTCTTCAACGCCATCAAGGAGCGCGAGCTCGACCTCCGAG GCAACAAGATCGCCGTCATCGAGAATCTCGGAGCCACCGAG GACCAATTTGACACAATTGATTTGTCAGACAATGAGATTGTCAAGCTTGAAAACTTCCCATACTTGAATCGTCTTGGTACTCTACTAGTTAACAATAACAGAATCACACGTATCAATCCCAATCTTGGTG AGTTTTTGCCAAAGCTACATACGCTGGTGCTCACAAACAATCGTCTGACAAATCTTGCGGAGATTGATCCGCTGGCATCTCTTCCGAAGCTACAATTCCTCAGCTTACTGGATAATACTGTAACTAAGCAGCCAGACTACAGGCTATATGTTATCCATAAATTGAAGCATTTGCGTTTGCTGGATTTCAAGAAAGTGAAACAACAG GAGAGAGTTGCGGCAGCGAAAAAGTTTCACTCAAAGGAAGCAGAGGAAGAGGCAAAGAAGGTAGCTGCCAAAACGTTTACTCCTGGTCTGCCTGATGCTCAGGACATCACTATGGAGCCACAAGGTCCAAAAGTAGTTGCTCCAACTCCTGAACAAATCATggctatcaag GCTGCTATTGCGAATGCTCACACTCTTGAGGAAGCTGCAAGGCTAGAGCAG GTATTAAGCACTGGTCAAGTTCCTGCTGAATTTGCAGTGCCCAAGCCTGATGCAAACATGGCTGAAGCTTCAGAGGGAGCTGAGAAGATGGATACAGATGGTCAGAACCAGGAGGGTGAGGCTGATGGGCAGAAACAAGACGACGAAAGCACCCCAATTCAGGAG GATTGA